A region from the Benincasa hispida cultivar B227 chromosome 10, ASM972705v1, whole genome shotgun sequence genome encodes:
- the LOC120088563 gene encoding UDP-glucosyltransferase 29-like, whose amino-acid sequence MTYHHVMHVIINPLLSGLHYKIQSYVIPNSQPIICIAMEAQQAGSNTLNPTTILMFPWLGYGHLSPYLELAKALTRCRNNKFHIYFCSTPVNLESIKPKLIPSSSSSYIEFVELHLPSSPEFPPNLYTTNALPPHLTPTLHQAFAAAAPRFEAILQTLSPHLLIYDYFQPWAPRLASSLNIPAINFNTSGVSLISHAFHSIHYPDSKYPVSDFVLHKHWKAKLNPAAASEHSRSVREAFFYCFNASCDVILTNSFREVDGEHMDYLSLLLKKKVIPVGPLVYEPNEEDQEDEDYWRIKNWLDKKEALSTVLVSLGSESYASEEEKEEIGKGLEESEANFIWVERINNQKGDEEQKRREFVERAGERAMVVKGWVPQGKILKHGNIGGFVSHCGWNSVLESIVSGVPIIGVPITGDQPFNAGVVKEAGVGVETKRDPDGKIQRQEVAKLIKDVVVEKTREDLRMKVREMSEILRRKREEKIDEMLAQISLLRNI is encoded by the coding sequence ATGACCTACCACCACGTTATGCACGTGATAATCAACCCACTCCTCTCTGGTCTCCACTACAAAATACAAAGCTATGTCATTCCAAACTCTCAGCCTATAATTTGCATCGCCATGGAAGCCCAACAAGCTGGAAGCAACACCCTCAACCCCACAACTATTTTGATGTTTCCATGGCTTGGCTATGGCCATCTCTCTCCTTACTTGGAGCTGGCCAAAGCTCTAACTAGGTGTAGGAACAACAAATTTCACATCTACTTCTGTTCAACCCCTGTTAATCTTGAATCCATTAAACCAAAGCtaattccttcttcttcttcttcttacatCGAATTTGTGGAGCTTCATCTCCCGTCTTCTCCTGAATTTCCTCCTAATCTTTACACAACCAACGCCCTCCCTCCTCACCTTACGCCCACTCTCCACCAAGCTTTCGCTGCGGCTGCCCCACGCTTTGAGGCAATTTTACAAACACTTTCTCCGCATCTCCTCATTTATGACTATTTCCAGCCTTGGGCTCCTCGCTTAGCTTCCTCTCTCAATATCCCCGCCATCAACTTCAACACCTCTGGAGTTTCCCTCATTTCTCATGCATTTCACTCCATTCACTACCCCGATTCTAAATACCCAGTCTCCGATTTTGTTCTTCACAAGCATTGGAAAGCCAAGTTAAACCCTGCCGCCGCTTCAGAACACAGCCGCAGTGTCAGAGAAGCCTTTTTCTATTGCTTCAATGCTTCTTGTGATGTAATTCTAACGAATAGCTTCAGGGAAGTGGATGGGGAACATATGGATTATCTCTCCCTTCTGTTGAAGAAGAAAGTAATCCCAGTAGGGCCCTTGGTGTACGAACCGAATGAGGAGGATCAGGAAGATGAAGATTATTGGAGGATCAAGAATTGGCTGGACAAAAAGGAAGCTCTGTCGACGGTTCTGGTGTCACTCGGAAGTGAAAGTTACGCGTCggaagaagaaaaggaggaAATAGGGAAAGGATTAGAGGAGAGTGAGGCGAATTTCATATGGGTGGAAAGGATTAATAATCaaaaaggagatgaagaacaaAAGAGAAGGGAATTTGTGGAGAGGGCTGGAGAAAGGGCGATGGTAGTGAAAGGATGGGTTCCACAGGGAAAGATACTGAAGCATGGGAACATAGGGGGATTTGTGAGCCATTGTGGATGGAACTCTGTGTTGGAGAGCATCGTGTCTGGAGTACCCATAATTGGGGTTCCGATAACTGGAGACCAACCCTTTAATGCCGGAGTTGTGAAAGAAGCAGGGGTCGGGGTGGAGACCAAGAGAGATCCCGACGGCAAAATTCAAAGACAAGAAGTGGCAAAGCTCATCAAAGACGTAGTGGTTGAGAAAACCAGAGAAGACTTGAGGATGAAAGTAAGAGAAATGAGTGAGATTTTGAGGAGAAAACGAGAGGAGAAGATTGATGAGATGCTGGCTCAAATTTCTCTCTTACGTAACATTTGA
- the LOC120088765 gene encoding UDP-glucosyltransferase 29-like, translating into MDVQKVRDTTTSILMFPWIGYGHISAYLELAKALSRRNNFYIYFCSTPVNLDSIKPKLIPSSSSSSSSIEFVELHLPSSPEFPPHLHTTNALPPHLTPTLHQAFAAAAPRFEAILQTLCPHLLIYDCLQPWAPRIASSLNIPAINFNTTASSIICHALHNIHYPDSKFPLSDFVLHDYWKAKYITADGTTTERARRVRESFLYCLNASRDVTLINSFREMEGEYMDYLSVLLKKKVIAVGPLVYEPREDEEDEDYSRIKNWLDKKKASSTVLVSFGSEFFPSKEEMEEIANGLEQSGVNFIWVVRFPKGEERRGIEEALPEGFVERVGEKAMVVKEWAPQGNILKHRSIGGFVSHCGWNSVMESIMLGIPVIGVPMHVDQPYNAGLIEDAGVGVEAKRDTDGKIQREEVAKLIKEVVVEKTREDLRKKVGEMSEILRRKGDEKIDEMVAEISLLLKI; encoded by the coding sequence ATGGATGTCCAGAAAGTTAGAGACACAACCACAAGCATTTTGATGTTTCCATGGATTGGCTATGGCCATATCTCTGCCTATTTGGAGCTAGCCAAAGCCCTCTCTAGAAGAAATAACTTCTATATCTACTTTTGTTCAACTCCTGTTAATCTTGACTCCATTAAACCAAAGCtaattccttcttcttcttcttcttcttcttcaatcgaattTGTGGAGCTTCATCTTCCTTCTTCTCCTGAATTTCCTCCCCATCTACACACAACCAACGCCCTCCCCCCTCACCTTACGCCCACTCTCCACCAAGCCTTCGCAGCGGCTGCCCCACGCTTCGAGGCAATTTTACAAACACTTTGTCCGCATCTCCTCATTTATGACTGTCTACAGCCGTGGGCTCCACGAATCGCTTCCTCCCTCAATATTCCCGCCATCAACTTCAATACCACTGCATCTTCCATCATTTGTCACGCTCTTCATAATATCCACTACCCCGATTCTAAATTCCCACTCTCGGATTTTGTTCTTCACGATTATTGGAAAGCCAAGTACATAACCGCTGATGGAACCACTACAGAAAGAGCCCGACGAGTTAGAGAATCCTTTCTGTATTGCTTGAATGCTTCTCGCGATGTAACTCTAATCAATAGCTTCAGAGAGATGGAGGGAGAATACATGGATTACCTCTCTGTTCTGTTGAAGAAGAAAGTAATAGCGGTTGGTCCTTTGGTGTACGAACCGAGAGAGGAtgaggaagatgaagattatTCGAGGATTAAGAATTGGCTGGACAAAAAGAAAGCATCGTCGACGGTTCTGGTGTCATTCGGAAGCGAATTCTTCCCGTCGAAGGAAGAAATGGAAGAGATCGCGAACGGATTGGAACAGAGTGGAGTTAATTTCATATGGGTGGTTAGGTTTCCGAAAGGAGAAGAGAGGAGAGGGATTGAAGAGGCGTTGCCAGAGGGATTCGTGGAGAGAGTGGGAGAAAAGGCGATGGTGGTGAAAGAATGGGCGCCTCAGGGGAACATATTGAAGCATCGGAGCATCGGAGGATTTGTGAGTCACTGTGGGTGGAATTCGGTGATGGAGAGCATAATGCTTGGGATACCTGTAATAGGGGTTCCGATGCATGTGGATCAGCCCTATAACGCCGGACTTATTGAAGACGCCGGGGTGGGGGTGGAGGCCAAGCGAGATACCGACGGCAAAATTCAAAGGGAGGAAGTAGCAAAGCTGATCAAAGAAGTGGTCGTTGAGAAAACCAGAGAAGACTTGAGGAAGAAGGTAGGAGAAATGAGTGAGATTTTGAGGAGAAAAGGAGATGAGAAGATTGATGAGATGGTGGCTGAAATTTCTCTCTTGCTtaaaatatga